The region TCGTTTCGCCTGAATCAGGCTGACGTTTCTTCATTCTCGCCAACGTGAATACGTAGGTGATTTGTCTGTATTGTCTTTGAGAAGCACAAACTATGTCGAATAGAACTCGTAAGAATGCTGCGCGATCTTATCTCGATACGGTCCTGAAGCAGCACGAGCCCTTTACTAAAAAAGCAAAGAGGACCTATTGGAAGCTAATGAATACGGTGCGAGATCGTTCCGTCATTCTTAAGGCCATTCCATCCAATAGGTGTTGTCATCGCTACGACGTTCGAACGCTCGTGATCGGTTGCCGGAGAATTGCTTCCTATCCCAAGCAATGGATTCGTCCCTTGGAAGCATGGCAGCCTGAAGGTGACTACGCGGTTGCGCAATTCCGTTCGTTAATGTCGCATTTATTCGAGGAGTACCCGGCGCCGAATCATTTGGCACTTTCCTGGATTAACTTGTATTACAGCTTCGAGCCATGGTACATCGAACTGTATTTGCACATGGCCAAAGGACTGGGCATTCGTCAGTATTCGGGCAGTCCTCTACCGTTGGAATTGAATCGTTCCGCGGCGATTTGGTTCAATTGCTCGCCGGATGATTTGGATCCAGAGTTTGCGCTGGAATGGTCCCTCGTGCGAAGCTGGGGAGGTGACGAAAAAGTTGCTCGACTCTTTGCTACTGAGTGTACCTTTTCTCTAAAAAAAGAGACGGCACGATTCTGGGAGTCAGCGATTCGCTTCTTAATGAAGTACATGCCGATCACTGATCAGGAAGTGCTGGAGATTATTTTGTTCCTTAACCAGCAGAAGTACGAACCAGCGGAAGATACCTGGGGGCGTGGTGGAGGAGCCGAACCACTTCAACCAGGATTCAGCTTGAAAGGGAGGACGCTCAAATCACTGCGCCGGCACATGATTCATTGGCGAGAGGAACTACTTGCCAAGCGGCCAGAGCTTGGAACCGTTACGCACGACTGGCAGCCGATGGAAGTTGGTTCTCTGCAGTTCCAAGAGGATGGAACCCAATGGACGATCGAAGAACTGACCAATGACAAGTCGCTGATAATCGAGGGTACAGTTATGCAGAATTGCGTTGGCGATTACGTACGGAACTGTACGCTTCGGCAATCCTCTATTTGGTCGATGCGCGCCGGTCGAAATGGTTACCGAAAACGGATCTGTACGATTGAAGTGAGTCCTGACTCACGCGTTGTTGTTCAGTTCAAAGCGAAAGCCAACTCTTCACCTTCTGATAAGTGCCGTGAGGTGCTAAAGCAATGGGCCGAGCGAGAAGGGCTTGTCATCGGGATCTATTGTTGAACGCATGTGACTTGACCAAGAAACGAAAAACGCCGACCTGAGTCCAGGTCGGCGTTTTGTATTGGATTACTCTGCCCAGGTCTATTTCGCGTTGCGAATAGCAGCTTGAGCAGCAGCCAGGCGAGCGATCGGCACGCGGAATGGCGAGCAGCTCACGTAGTCCAAGCCAACCGTGTGACAGAAGTTGATCGAAGCAGGGTCACCGCCATGCTCGCCACAGATACCACACTTCAGGCCTTTACGACCCTTGCGCCCTTTGGTGACACCCATCTCGACCAACTGGCCGACACCGGAGGTATCGAGCGATTGGAATGGGTCAGTCGGAAGGATTTCCAGACGAGTGTAGTCTGGGAGGAACGTGTTGACGTCGTCACGGCTGTAACCGAAGGTCATCTGCGTGAGGTCATTGGTACCAAAGCTGAAGAACTCGGCGTGTTCGGAGACTTCATCGGCAGTCAAAGCAGCACGTGGAATTTCGATCATCGTGCCGATGAGGATTTCCAGTTCGCCCTTGTAGCCTTGAGCTTCCTTGGTCTTCTCGATGGTTTCTTCGGTCTTTTCACGCAGCAGTGCGAGTTCAGCCGAAGTACCAACCAGCGGGATCATGAT is a window of Bremerella sp. TYQ1 DNA encoding:
- a CDS encoding PcfJ domain-containing protein; the encoded protein is MNTVRDRSVILKAIPSNRCCHRYDVRTLVIGCRRIASYPKQWIRPLEAWQPEGDYAVAQFRSLMSHLFEEYPAPNHLALSWINLYYSFEPWYIELYLHMAKGLGIRQYSGSPLPLELNRSAAIWFNCSPDDLDPEFALEWSLVRSWGGDEKVARLFATECTFSLKKETARFWESAIRFLMKYMPITDQEVLEIILFLNQQKYEPAEDTWGRGGGAEPLQPGFSLKGRTLKSLRRHMIHWREELLAKRPELGTVTHDWQPMEVGSLQFQEDGTQWTIEELTNDKSLIIEGTVMQNCVGDYVRNCTLRQSSIWSMRAGRNGYRKRICTIEVSPDSRVVVQFKAKANSSPSDKCREVLKQWAEREGLVIGIYC